One region of Trinickia violacea genomic DNA includes:
- a CDS encoding methyl-accepting chemotaxis protein, with translation MRRFRFPRPATKSNSLVGDIAAQAGKLSIEICDVSGHVDEVAARVAGQAQVCRTLRESAAVTMEGNHRIAEAARQVRVVSAEASSEVGASQATLDAALADIHGLVEGVTVIESQIGSLRAALAHVSKVSEEISLIARQTHLLALNAAIEAARAGDSGKSFAVVAAEVKNLSSKTAQATAQIETTLAQLTQQTDRLIAEGTENTARAHRVKDGTRMIGDVVQATGHAITQLHGQAEEIATLTGEIESQCNGLEAQVLEMASGVEDSSENFARAKDRLGSLLSVSETLIELTAATGVETPDSRFIAAAQETAAAIAKVFERAVERGEITLADLFDDTYAPIPNTNPPQFLTRFTAFTDRVLPAIQEPLLALDERVAFCAAVDVRGYLPTHNRKFSQPQSPDPVWNAANCRNRRLFNDRTGLAAGSHTKPFLLQTYRRDMGGGAFAMMKDASAPILVAGRHWGGVRIGYRG, from the coding sequence ATGCGGCGCTTCCGCTTTCCCCGTCCCGCCACCAAGTCGAACTCGCTCGTCGGCGACATCGCCGCGCAGGCGGGCAAGCTCTCGATCGAGATCTGCGATGTGTCCGGGCACGTCGACGAAGTCGCGGCGCGCGTCGCGGGCCAGGCGCAGGTCTGCCGGACCTTGCGCGAATCGGCGGCGGTGACGATGGAGGGCAACCACCGGATCGCCGAGGCGGCGCGGCAGGTGCGCGTCGTGAGCGCCGAGGCGTCGTCCGAAGTCGGAGCGTCGCAGGCGACGCTGGACGCCGCGCTCGCCGACATACATGGGCTCGTCGAAGGCGTGACGGTCATCGAAAGCCAGATCGGCTCCCTGCGCGCCGCGCTCGCGCACGTCAGCAAGGTATCGGAAGAGATTTCGCTGATCGCCCGGCAGACCCACCTGCTGGCGCTGAACGCCGCGATCGAAGCGGCGCGCGCCGGTGACTCCGGCAAGAGCTTCGCGGTGGTCGCAGCCGAAGTCAAAAATCTGTCGAGCAAGACGGCGCAGGCCACCGCGCAAATCGAAACGACGCTCGCGCAGCTCACGCAGCAGACCGACCGCCTGATCGCCGAAGGCACCGAGAACACCGCGCGCGCGCATCGCGTGAAGGACGGCACGCGGATGATCGGCGACGTCGTGCAGGCGACCGGCCACGCGATCACGCAGCTTCATGGGCAAGCCGAAGAGATCGCGACCCTCACCGGCGAAATCGAATCGCAATGCAACGGCCTCGAAGCCCAGGTGCTGGAGATGGCGAGCGGCGTCGAGGATTCGAGCGAGAACTTCGCGCGCGCGAAAGACCGCTTGGGCAGCCTGCTGTCGGTCTCGGAGACGCTGATCGAACTGACGGCCGCGACCGGCGTGGAGACGCCCGACTCGCGCTTCATCGCCGCCGCGCAAGAGACGGCCGCAGCCATCGCGAAGGTCTTCGAGCGCGCGGTGGAGCGCGGTGAGATCACGCTCGCCGACCTTTTCGACGATACCTATGCGCCGATCCCGAACACGAACCCGCCGCAGTTCCTGACGCGCTTCACCGCGTTCACCGACCGCGTGCTGCCCGCGATCCAGGAGCCGCTTCTCGCACTCGACGAACGGGTCGCATTCTGCGCGGCCGTCGACGTGCGCGGCTACCTGCCCACGCACAACCGCAAATTCTCGCAGCCGCAGAGCCCGGACCCGGTATGGAACGCCGCGAACTGCCGCAACCGCCGCCTCTTCAACGACCGCACGGGTCTCGCCGCGGGCTCGCATACGAAGCCGTTCCTGCTGCAAACGTACCGCCGCGACATGGGCGGCGGCGCCTTCGCGATGATGAAAGATGCCTCGGCGCCGATTCTCGTCGCCGGGCGGCATTGGGGCGGCGTTCGGATCGGCTACCGAGGATAG
- a CDS encoding NAD(P)-dependent oxidoreductase, translating to MDIGFCGPGLMGAPMIRHLLRAGHTVWVWNRTRAKAEPLAADGAHIVDTPRELVSRVDAVFLCVTDAHAVEEVVFGLGGVIGEDTADAGASRLRWIVDHSSIPPSATRAYAERAAAMGVGWIDAPVSGGVPGAEAGTLAVMAGGSPDDVAAVTPAIRAYAARVTHMGAAGAGQTTKLCNQAIVSATIAAIAEAVNLAQLSGIDAARLAEALAGGWADSTLLQTFVPRMTSAGFAPIGALRTYQKDVDTVADAAREVGAAMPVSGAVQQVLRLAGAMGLSDADFAAFIDVVRPRR from the coding sequence ATGGACATTGGATTTTGCGGCCCCGGGCTCATGGGCGCGCCGATGATTCGGCACTTGTTGCGCGCGGGCCATACCGTGTGGGTCTGGAACCGGACGCGCGCGAAAGCCGAGCCGTTGGCCGCCGACGGCGCGCACATCGTCGATACGCCGCGCGAATTGGTGTCGCGCGTGGACGCGGTGTTCCTGTGCGTGACGGACGCGCATGCGGTCGAGGAAGTCGTGTTCGGCCTCGGCGGCGTGATCGGCGAGGACACAGCGGACGCCGGCGCGAGCCGCTTGCGCTGGATCGTCGATCATTCGAGCATTCCCCCGTCGGCCACGCGCGCCTATGCCGAGCGCGCGGCCGCGATGGGCGTGGGCTGGATCGACGCGCCGGTATCGGGCGGCGTGCCGGGCGCCGAAGCGGGCACGCTCGCGGTGATGGCGGGCGGCAGCCCGGACGATGTCGCCGCGGTTACACCGGCCATTCGCGCTTACGCCGCACGCGTCACGCACATGGGCGCGGCCGGCGCCGGGCAGACGACCAAGCTCTGCAACCAGGCGATCGTCTCCGCGACGATTGCGGCGATCGCCGAAGCGGTGAATCTCGCACAGCTTTCGGGCATCGACGCTGCGCGTCTCGCCGAGGCGCTCGCAGGCGGATGGGCGGATTCGACGCTATTGCAGACGTTCGTGCCGCGCATGACAAGCGCGGGCTTCGCGCCGATCGGCGCGCTGAGGACGTATCAGAAGGATGTCGACACGGTGGCCGACGCCGCGCGCGAGGTCGGCGCGGCGATGCCGGTGTCGGGGGCGGTGCAGCAGGTGTTGCGTCTCGCGGGGGCGATGGGTCTCTCGGACGCGGACTTCGCCGCGTTCATCGACGTGGTGCGGCCAAGGCGCTGA
- a CDS encoding BMP family ABC transporter substrate-binding protein, protein MRRKVLTTFAAAAVLAFGGALAQGAQAADAPGVAFVYLGNPGDAGWTFAHDAGSKEAEAKFGNKIKITRVENVPESADSERVFRDLASKGNKIIIGSSFGYQDFELKVAKDFPDTVFLHATGYKKAANFGTYDVRMYQGAYLAGVAAGYVTKTNTLGFVASVPIPEVVRNINAYTLGARSVNPKVHTKVIWINSWFDPGKEKQAAETLIGQGADVLLQNTDSSATLATASEKHVHAFGWDSDMKKFGPDAHLGSVVAHWGVYYDAAIQQVLDGKWTNAPVWWGIPQKAVNLEDLNTAAIPANAQQAVAAKRDELASGKWDVFTGPIKDQTGAVKVPAGKTLADPELQRLNWYVEGVDGALPK, encoded by the coding sequence ATGAGAAGAAAAGTGCTGACCACGTTCGCCGCGGCCGCGGTGCTCGCCTTCGGCGGCGCACTCGCGCAAGGCGCGCAAGCCGCCGACGCGCCGGGCGTTGCGTTCGTCTATCTCGGCAACCCTGGCGACGCGGGCTGGACCTTCGCGCACGATGCCGGCTCGAAGGAAGCCGAGGCGAAGTTCGGCAACAAGATCAAGATCACGCGCGTCGAGAACGTGCCGGAATCGGCCGACTCCGAGCGTGTGTTCCGCGATCTCGCGAGCAAGGGCAACAAGATCATCATCGGCTCGAGCTTCGGCTATCAGGACTTCGAGCTGAAGGTCGCGAAGGATTTCCCCGACACCGTGTTCCTGCACGCGACCGGCTACAAGAAGGCGGCGAATTTCGGCACCTACGACGTGCGCATGTATCAGGGCGCCTACCTCGCGGGCGTCGCGGCCGGCTACGTGACGAAGACCAACACGCTCGGCTTCGTCGCATCGGTGCCGATCCCCGAGGTCGTGCGCAACATCAACGCGTACACGCTCGGCGCGCGCTCGGTGAATCCGAAGGTTCATACGAAGGTCATCTGGATCAACAGCTGGTTCGATCCGGGCAAGGAAAAGCAGGCCGCCGAGACGCTGATCGGCCAGGGCGCCGACGTGCTCCTGCAGAACACCGATTCGAGCGCCACGCTCGCGACCGCGTCCGAGAAGCACGTGCACGCGTTCGGCTGGGATTCGGACATGAAGAAATTCGGGCCTGACGCACACCTCGGCTCGGTGGTCGCGCATTGGGGCGTCTATTACGACGCCGCGATCCAGCAGGTGCTCGACGGCAAGTGGACGAATGCGCCGGTGTGGTGGGGGATTCCGCAGAAGGCCGTCAATCTCGAGGATCTGAACACGGCGGCGATCCCGGCGAATGCGCAGCAGGCGGTGGCCGCGAAGCGCGATGAGCTGGCAAGCGGCAAGTGGGACGTGTTCACGGGCCCGATCAAGGATCAGACGGGCGCCGTGAAGGTGCCTGCCGGCAAGACGCTCGCCGATCCGGAATTGCAGCGGCTCAACTGGTATGTCGAAGGTGTCGATGGCGCGCTGCCGAAATAA
- a CDS encoding flavin reductase family protein, with protein sequence MDSYIVPVELKKAHRLINHGPTVLVSARHDGVDNVMAAAWACALDFSPPKLTVVLDKTAKTRELVEKSGTFVIQVPTAAQLQLTHEVGTSSLADEPGKLARAGVELFGIEGHDLPFVAGCSAWLACTLIPEPHNQQTYDLFIGEVVGAWSDTRVFASGHWNFESADPAWRSLHYVAGGHFYAIGNPLTVRGSEPVE encoded by the coding sequence ATGGATAGCTACATCGTTCCGGTCGAGCTGAAAAAAGCGCACCGGCTGATCAATCACGGCCCGACCGTGCTCGTGTCCGCTCGCCATGACGGCGTGGACAACGTGATGGCGGCGGCATGGGCTTGCGCGCTGGATTTCTCGCCGCCCAAGCTGACGGTCGTCCTCGACAAGACGGCGAAGACGCGCGAGCTCGTCGAGAAAAGCGGCACGTTTGTGATCCAGGTGCCGACGGCGGCGCAACTGCAGCTGACGCACGAGGTGGGCACCTCGAGTCTTGCCGATGAACCCGGCAAGCTCGCGCGCGCCGGCGTGGAGCTGTTCGGCATCGAGGGCCATGACTTGCCGTTCGTCGCCGGATGCTCGGCGTGGCTCGCGTGCACACTCATTCCCGAACCTCACAACCAGCAGACGTATGACCTGTTTATCGGCGAGGTCGTCGGGGCGTGGTCCGATACGCGCGTGTTCGCGTCGGGTCATTGGAACTTCGAGAGCGCCGATCCCGCGTGGCGCAGTCTTCACTACGTCGCGGGCGGCCACTTCTACGCTATCGGCAATCCGCTGACGGTTCGCGGCAGCGAGCCGGTGGAATGA
- the mscL gene encoding large conductance mechanosensitive channel protein MscL yields the protein MSIVKEFKEFALKGNVMDLAVGVIIGGAFSTIVNSIVKDLIMPIVGVATGGLDFSNKFIRLGNIPASFKGSPESYKDLQTAGVAVFGYGSFITVLINFIILAFIIFMMVKFINNLRKPAEAAPAEPPPPAEDVLLLREIRDSLKNSPR from the coding sequence ATGAGCATCGTTAAAGAATTTAAGGAATTCGCCCTCAAGGGCAACGTGATGGACCTGGCGGTCGGCGTCATCATCGGTGGCGCGTTTTCGACCATCGTCAACTCGATCGTCAAAGACCTGATCATGCCGATCGTCGGCGTGGCCACCGGCGGGCTCGACTTCTCCAACAAGTTCATCCGCTTGGGCAACATCCCCGCGAGCTTCAAGGGCAGTCCGGAGTCGTACAAGGATCTGCAAACGGCCGGCGTCGCCGTGTTCGGCTACGGTTCGTTCATCACGGTGTTGATCAACTTCATCATCCTCGCGTTCATCATTTTCATGATGGTGAAGTTCATCAACAACCTGCGCAAACCGGCCGAAGCGGCCCCGGCCGAGCCGCCGCCTCCCGCCGAAGACGTCCTGCTGCTGCGCGAGATCCGCGATTCGCTGAAGAACTCGCCGCGCTAA
- a CDS encoding sensor histidine kinase — protein MKLFTKGLLLIAVPSIVELALLGVLFETQGQAAQAALWASRSKQVLYQASTIMDPLLRQASRLRAAIIVDDASFIDKHAVWIDLNDRLAQLQSLVADNPLQLDRVRRMREAVDVYRAQTNQVYEALADGERPIVLAAFEGTQLPPQIQEFRRQLDAFVAEESRLDGDRSEALSVTRAEQRNALIAAVAGSMLIWGLAALALAGNIGRRLAALTAKAERLGRGQSLGTPLSGDDEIAQLDAVLHQTSVRLRQAEGEQAALKEKLEARAEELTRLNDDLRQQTQDNEMFIYSVSHDLRSPLVNLQGFSRELQVSCDELRATLDAAHVSASDRARMADVLDGDLSESLHYLRTAVARSASIIDALLRISRAGRFEYQWQRVNVGRVVERIVERLQPTLDERGAALEVADLPPAWGDAGAVEQIFSHLIGNAVNYLDPERPGRIEIGALAAPEAEEPAEGGAQEAGAAVLTASASTAAATAAAASAAPGAIASGTASLAPDAPPMRTYYVRDNGLGIPAACMPKMFNAFQRLHGDVAQGDGIGLALVRRMTERHGGRVWVESAEGAGATFFVSLPEQPMRAPS, from the coding sequence ATGAAACTGTTCACCAAAGGTTTGCTGCTGATTGCCGTGCCGAGCATCGTCGAGCTTGCGCTGCTCGGCGTCTTGTTCGAGACGCAGGGGCAGGCAGCGCAGGCCGCGCTGTGGGCGTCGCGCAGCAAGCAGGTGCTCTATCAGGCTTCCACGATCATGGACCCGCTGTTGCGCCAGGCTTCGCGTCTGCGCGCGGCGATCATCGTCGACGACGCGTCGTTCATCGACAAGCACGCCGTCTGGATCGACTTGAACGACCGGCTCGCGCAGCTGCAAAGTCTCGTTGCCGACAATCCGCTGCAGCTCGATCGCGTGCGCCGCATGCGCGAGGCGGTCGACGTCTACCGGGCGCAGACCAACCAGGTTTACGAGGCACTCGCCGACGGCGAGCGCCCGATCGTGCTCGCGGCCTTCGAGGGCACGCAATTACCGCCGCAAATCCAGGAGTTTCGCCGGCAGCTCGACGCGTTCGTCGCCGAGGAATCGCGCCTCGACGGCGACCGCAGCGAGGCGCTCTCCGTCACACGCGCGGAGCAGCGCAACGCGTTGATCGCGGCCGTCGCGGGCTCGATGCTGATCTGGGGGCTGGCGGCGCTCGCGCTGGCGGGCAATATCGGGCGGCGGCTCGCGGCGTTGACGGCCAAGGCGGAACGCCTGGGGCGCGGCCAATCGCTCGGCACGCCGCTGTCGGGAGACGACGAGATCGCGCAGCTCGATGCGGTGCTGCACCAGACCAGCGTGCGGCTGCGCCAGGCCGAGGGCGAGCAGGCCGCGCTGAAAGAAAAGCTGGAGGCGCGCGCCGAGGAACTGACGCGCCTGAACGACGACCTGCGGCAGCAGACGCAGGACAACGAGATGTTCATCTACAGCGTGTCCCACGATTTGCGCTCGCCGCTCGTGAACCTGCAGGGTTTCTCGCGCGAGCTGCAGGTATCGTGCGATGAATTGCGCGCGACGCTCGACGCCGCGCACGTGAGCGCATCCGACCGTGCGCGCATGGCGGATGTGCTCGATGGCGACCTGAGCGAATCGCTGCACTATCTGCGCACCGCCGTGGCGCGCTCGGCGTCGATCATCGACGCGCTGTTGCGCATTTCGCGCGCCGGCCGCTTCGAATACCAGTGGCAGCGCGTGAACGTGGGGCGCGTGGTCGAGCGCATCGTCGAGCGGCTGCAGCCGACGCTCGACGAGCGCGGCGCGGCGCTCGAAGTGGCCGACCTGCCGCCGGCCTGGGGCGATGCCGGCGCGGTCGAGCAGATCTTCAGTCACCTGATCGGCAACGCCGTCAATTATCTCGATCCGGAGCGGCCCGGCCGCATCGAGATCGGCGCACTTGCCGCGCCCGAGGCCGAGGAGCCGGCCGAAGGCGGTGCGCAAGAGGCCGGCGCTGCGGTGTTGACCGCCAGCGCCTCGACTGCCGCAGCAACGGCCGCAGCAGCATCGGCTGCCCCAGGGGCGATAGCATCGGGGACGGCTTCGCTGGCGCCCGACGCGCCGCCGATGCGGACCTACTATGTGCGCGACAACGGGCTCGGCATTCCGGCGGCCTGCATGCCGAAAATGTTCAATGCGTTCCAGCGGCTGCACGGCGACGTCGCGCAAGGGGACGGCATCGGCCTCGCGCTCGTCCGGCGCATGACCGAGCGGCATGGCGGGCGCGTCTGGGTCGAATCGGCCGAAGGCGCCGGCGCGACGTTCTTCGTGTCGCTGCCCGAGCAGCCGATGCGCGCGCCGTCGTGA
- a CDS encoding dodecin — MSDHVYKQIELTGSSTQSSDDAIRCAIAKASKTLRNLHWFQVTETRGQIENDAVVRWQVTIKVGLRIDD, encoded by the coding sequence ATGAGCGACCACGTCTACAAGCAGATCGAACTCACCGGCTCGTCGACGCAATCGAGCGACGACGCGATTCGTTGCGCGATCGCAAAGGCGTCGAAGACGCTGCGCAACCTGCATTGGTTTCAGGTGACGGAGACCCGTGGGCAGATCGAGAACGACGCAGTCGTTCGCTGGCAGGTGACGATCAAAGTCGGCCTGCGCATCGACGATTAG
- a CDS encoding hybrid sensor histidine kinase/response regulator has protein sequence MTDEVSLPEPAHVLVVDDDEGILRLARKSLERAGCRVFACATVNAARDCITNDAPDLLVLDYQLGSAETGLDFFRRLRTDGVRLPAILVTGFADESRVIEALRAGVSDVVPKSEGYLDYLPEAVERVLSQVRLQRASAEAALLREREQFYRSLSEALPHLVLTCNANGDCDFLSTQWYEYTGWDVDLSRGLAWLDAVHPDDREEIRRTWLDTVRMDASDYRHELRIRSRDGEYRWFDARIVAVRNAAGRVSKWFGSCTDIHPQREAIEDRERLLAAEQSARQSAEEANRAKDRFLAMLSHELRTPLTPVLAGTRLLELMGDLPEAARSNVKMIRRNIELEARLIDDLLDLTRVANGKLRLSLETVDVHEVIDAVLELFRSEIQVKQQDVHLDKRAANHYVLADRARLQQMFWNLVRNAAKFTPDGGHIYVRTRDSRMQVEIEIEDTGIGIAPEQIGKLFNAFEQGSQTMTQQFGGLGLGLAITKALTDVHGGTVSAASPGAHCGATFTITLPTAPEPSSEAEQVAPAERRTEERLAILLIEDHEDTAEVMAQLIRGLGHDVTVAGRVADALAASQAAVFDLIVSDVGLPDGTGLDFIGAFRERSQVPAIALTGFGTDDDVRRCLAAGFTSHLTKPVNFNQLEEVIQSAASAKAQGMSGAASA, from the coding sequence ATGACCGACGAAGTCTCGCTTCCCGAACCCGCCCATGTGCTCGTCGTCGATGACGACGAGGGCATTCTCCGGCTGGCCCGCAAATCGCTCGAACGCGCGGGCTGCCGCGTATTCGCGTGCGCGACCGTGAACGCCGCGCGCGATTGCATCACGAACGACGCACCCGATCTCCTCGTGCTCGACTATCAGTTGGGCAGCGCGGAAACGGGGCTCGATTTCTTCCGCCGTCTGCGCACCGATGGCGTGCGGCTGCCGGCGATTCTCGTCACCGGTTTTGCCGACGAATCGCGCGTGATCGAAGCGCTGCGCGCCGGCGTCTCCGACGTCGTGCCGAAGTCCGAAGGCTATCTCGACTATCTGCCCGAGGCGGTCGAGCGCGTGCTGTCGCAAGTGAGGCTGCAGCGCGCGTCGGCGGAAGCGGCGCTCTTGCGCGAGCGCGAACAGTTTTACCGCAGCTTGTCGGAGGCGCTGCCGCACCTCGTGTTGACCTGCAACGCGAACGGCGATTGCGATTTCCTGTCGACCCAGTGGTACGAGTACACGGGCTGGGACGTCGACCTGTCGCGCGGCCTCGCGTGGCTCGACGCAGTGCATCCCGACGACCGCGAAGAGATCCGCCGCACCTGGCTCGATACGGTCCGCATGGACGCATCCGATTACCGCCACGAGTTGCGCATTCGCTCGCGCGACGGCGAATATCGCTGGTTCGACGCGCGCATCGTCGCGGTGCGCAACGCGGCCGGCCGCGTGAGCAAATGGTTCGGCAGCTGCACCGACATTCATCCGCAGCGCGAGGCGATCGAGGACCGCGAGCGGCTGCTCGCGGCCGAGCAAAGCGCGCGCCAATCGGCGGAAGAGGCGAATCGCGCGAAGGACCGCTTCCTCGCGATGCTCTCGCACGAGCTGCGCACGCCGCTCACGCCGGTGCTGGCCGGCACGCGGCTCCTGGAGCTGATGGGCGACTTGCCCGAAGCGGCGCGCTCGAACGTCAAGATGATTCGCCGCAACATCGAACTCGAGGCGCGGCTCATCGACGACTTGCTCGACCTGACTCGGGTCGCGAACGGCAAGCTGCGGCTCTCGCTCGAAACGGTCGACGTGCATGAGGTGATCGATGCCGTGCTCGAGCTGTTCCGCAGCGAAATCCAGGTCAAACAGCAGGACGTCCATCTCGACAAGCGCGCGGCGAACCACTACGTGCTCGCCGATCGCGCGCGGCTGCAGCAGATGTTCTGGAACCTCGTGCGCAACGCCGCGAAGTTCACGCCGGACGGCGGCCACATCTACGTGCGCACGCGCGATTCGCGCATGCAGGTGGAGATCGAGATCGAAGACACCGGCATCGGCATCGCGCCGGAGCAGATCGGCAAGCTGTTCAACGCGTTCGAGCAGGGCAGCCAGACGATGACGCAGCAGTTCGGCGGTCTCGGCCTCGGCCTGGCGATCACGAAGGCGTTGACCGACGTGCACGGCGGCACGGTGAGCGCCGCGAGCCCGGGGGCGCACTGCGGCGCGACCTTCACGATCACGCTGCCGACGGCGCCCGAGCCGTCGAGCGAAGCGGAACAGGTGGCGCCTGCCGAGCGCCGCACGGAAGAGCGGCTCGCGATCCTGTTGATCGAGGACCATGAGGATACCGCCGAGGTCATGGCGCAATTGATTCGCGGGCTCGGCCACGACGTGACCGTGGCGGGGCGCGTGGCCGACGCGCTTGCCGCGTCGCAAGCCGCGGTGTTCGACCTGATCGTGAGCGACGTGGGCTTGCCGGACGGCACCGGACTCGATTTCATCGGCGCGTTCCGCGAGCGCTCTCAGGTGCCCGCCATTGCGCTAACCGGCTTCGGCACCGACGACGACGTGCGCCGCTGCCTCGCTGCCGGCTTCACGTCGCATCTGACCAAGCCTGTGAACTTCAATCAGCTCGAAGAGGTGATCCAGAGCGCGGCGAGCGCGAAGGCGCAAGGGATGAGCGGCGCGGCGTCCGCGTGA
- a CDS encoding methyl-accepting chemotaxis protein, which translates to MFKRFTIRGGLTLTIAGYTLALIATMAVGMLGLQQSNGALEQMYATDTAALTHLKTSSERMLQVRLALGNFETLFSMGRASDDLLPKAHAVLKDSDDNWAAYLTKPRTGDEAHLADAVQAARAALVAQAIEPEFQALTQNDFNTFRTIQAQTADALYARYAQAMTALEALQVAHQKTRYDDAQALFHRLLIAAAAIAVAAFVIGVFARAALVAAVVRPIDGAVRHFERIAAGDLTGAVNVSRNNEMSRLFSGIASMQTALSATVAQVRGGSAAITHGAREIASGNADLSQRTEEQAASLQQTASSMEQLTSTVKQNADHAKQASALASDASETAARGGEVVGEVVRTMNEIATSSNQIGDIIGVIEGIAFQTNILALNAAVEAARAGEQGRGFAVVAGEVRSLAQRSASAAKEIKALIVASADRVEAGGALVARAGSTMDEVVASVRRVTDIIGQISSASTEQSTGIEQINRAVAQMDQVTQQNAALVEQAAAAAASLEEQAAQLDAAVAVFHVGDRAADPPRLAAPRLLPT; encoded by the coding sequence ATGTTCAAACGCTTCACGATACGCGGCGGGCTCACGCTCACGATTGCGGGCTACACGCTCGCCCTGATCGCCACGATGGCGGTCGGCATGCTCGGACTCCAGCAAAGCAACGGCGCGCTCGAGCAGATGTACGCGACCGACACGGCCGCGCTCACGCATCTCAAGACGAGTTCCGAGCGCATGCTCCAGGTGCGCCTCGCGCTCGGCAACTTCGAGACGCTGTTTTCGATGGGGCGCGCGAGCGACGATTTGCTTCCGAAGGCGCACGCCGTGCTGAAGGACAGCGACGACAACTGGGCCGCGTATCTCACGAAGCCGCGCACCGGCGACGAGGCGCATCTGGCCGATGCGGTGCAGGCCGCGCGCGCGGCACTCGTCGCGCAGGCGATCGAGCCGGAGTTCCAGGCGCTCACGCAAAACGACTTCAACACGTTCCGCACCATTCAGGCGCAGACGGCCGATGCGCTCTACGCCCGCTACGCGCAAGCGATGACGGCGCTCGAAGCGCTGCAGGTCGCGCATCAGAAAACGCGCTATGACGACGCGCAGGCGCTGTTCCATCGGCTCTTGATCGCCGCGGCCGCGATCGCGGTGGCGGCGTTCGTGATCGGCGTGTTTGCGCGCGCGGCGCTCGTCGCCGCGGTCGTGCGGCCGATCGACGGGGCCGTGCGCCACTTCGAGCGTATCGCCGCCGGCGACCTCACGGGCGCGGTCAACGTCTCGCGCAACAACGAAATGAGCCGCTTGTTCTCGGGCATCGCGAGCATGCAGACCGCGCTTTCCGCCACCGTCGCGCAAGTGCGCGGCGGGTCGGCGGCGATTACGCACGGCGCGCGCGAAATCGCGTCCGGCAACGCCGATCTGTCGCAGCGCACCGAGGAGCAGGCCGCGTCGCTGCAGCAGACCGCATCGAGCATGGAGCAACTGACGTCGACGGTGAAGCAGAATGCCGATCACGCGAAGCAGGCGAGCGCGCTCGCGTCCGACGCGTCCGAGACGGCCGCGCGCGGCGGCGAAGTGGTCGGCGAAGTCGTGCGCACGATGAACGAGATCGCCACGAGCTCGAATCAGATCGGCGATATCATCGGCGTGATCGAAGGGATCGCGTTCCAGACCAACATCCTCGCATTGAACGCCGCGGTCGAAGCGGCGCGCGCGGGCGAGCAAGGGCGCGGCTTCGCGGTCGTCGCGGGCGAGGTGCGCAGTCTCGCGCAGCGGAGCGCGAGCGCCGCGAAGGAGATCAAGGCGCTGATCGTCGCGTCGGCGGACCGCGTGGAGGCGGGCGGGGCGCTCGTCGCGCGCGCCGGTTCGACGATGGACGAGGTCGTCGCGTCGGTGCGGCGCGTGACCGACATCATCGGCCAGATCAGCTCGGCCTCGACCGAGCAATCGACAGGGATCGAGCAAATCAATCGTGCAGTCGCGCAAATGGACCAAGTGACGCAACAGAACGCCGCGCTCGTCGAGCAAGCGGCGGCGGCCGCGGCCTCGCTCGAGGAGCAGGCCGCGCAGTTGGATGCGGCGGTCGCCGTGTTCCACGTGGGCGATCGGGCGGCCGATCCGCCGCGCTTGGCCGCGCCTCGCCTCCTGCCGACGTGA